The Vicinamibacterales bacterium sequence GCCGGTGGCCCGCGAGCTGCGCGAGCGCCGCTTCATGAAGATCATCTCGTTAGCTCCAGAAGTTCTGTAGCTGGGAGCCGGAAGCTGGAAGCTGGTAACTGAAATGTCGAGACTGCAAACCCCCGTTCGGAAGAACGACAACGTGCTGGTGACGACCGGCAAGGACCGCGGCAAGAAGGGGCGCGTCCTCAAGGTCCTCCCCGAGAAGAACCGCGTCGTCGTCGAAGGCGTGAACGTGATCAAGCGCCACACCAAGCCCAACCCGCAGCGCCAGATCAAGGGCGGCGTGGTCGAGCGCGAGGCGCCGCTGCACGCGTCCAACGTGCAGCTGGTGTGCCCCGAGTGCGGCAAGGCCACCCGCGTCGGCCGCAAGATCCTCGGCGACGGACGCAAGGTGCGCATCTGCCGCAAGTGCGAGGGAGTGGTAGACAAATGAGCCGCCTCAGGGACCGCTACACCAGGGAAGTCGCGCCGGCGCTCGCCAAGGAGTTCGGCTACAAGAACGTGATGGCCATCCCCAAGATCGAGAAGGTGGTGGTCAACATGGGACTGGGCGAGGCGACCGCCAACGCGAAGATCGTCGACGTCGGCGCCGACGAGGTGATGCGCATCACCGGGCAGAAGCCGGTCGTGCGGCGCGCCAAGAAGTCGATCGCCCAGTTCAAGGTCCGCCAGGGGATGCCGATCGGCACGATGGTCACGCTGCGCGGCGACCGCATGTGGGAGTTCCTCGATCGGCTGATGTCGATCGCGCTGCCGCGCGTCCGTGACTTCCGCGGCGTGTCGCCGCGCGGCTTCGACGGCCGCGGCAACTACACGCTCGGCCTCAAGGACCAGCTGCTGTTCCCCGAGATCGACTACATGAAGGTCGACAAGGCGCGGGGCATGAACATCTCGGTGGTGACCACCGCCAAGACCGACGAAGAGTCGCGCAAGCTGCTGCAGCTGCTCGGCATGCCGTTCAGGACGTCGTAGGGACGTCCGTTACAGAGAAAGCCCGAGTAACCGATGGCCACGACAGCAAAGATCGCCAAAGAGACCAAGGCGCCGAAGTACAAGATCCGCCTTCGCAACCGCTGCAAGCGCTGCGGCCGGCCGCGCGCCTACC is a genomic window containing:
- a CDS encoding type Z 30S ribosomal protein S14 — encoded protein: MATTAKIAKETKAPKYKIRLRNRCKRCGRPRAYLRKFALCRLCFRQLALEGDIAGVTKSSW
- the rplX gene encoding 50S ribosomal protein L24, translated to MSRLQTPVRKNDNVLVTTGKDRGKKGRVLKVLPEKNRVVVEGVNVIKRHTKPNPQRQIKGGVVEREAPLHASNVQLVCPECGKATRVGRKILGDGRKVRICRKCEGVVDK
- the rplE gene encoding 50S ribosomal protein L5, with amino-acid sequence MSRLRDRYTREVAPALAKEFGYKNVMAIPKIEKVVVNMGLGEATANAKIVDVGADEVMRITGQKPVVRRAKKSIAQFKVRQGMPIGTMVTLRGDRMWEFLDRLMSIALPRVRDFRGVSPRGFDGRGNYTLGLKDQLLFPEIDYMKVDKARGMNISVVTTAKTDEESRKLLQLLGMPFRTS